In Archocentrus centrarchus isolate MPI-CPG fArcCen1 chromosome 21, fArcCen1, whole genome shotgun sequence, the following are encoded in one genomic region:
- the LOC115800795 gene encoding protocadherin-8, with protein sequence MRLLTERKITTKMTRGKFKTYWHRWILIFSIHQFLFASWAQSEGNTIRYQTNEENAPGTVIGNLAKDMSLSLSHSSKSNFRMMKQFNDSFIRVRESDGELTVGERIDRERICRHSLQCLITFDVVNFSKDRYKLIHVEVEIKDINDNSPEFPNKEAIVEISENAAVGSRIPLDPAVDADVGSNYIQSYQISVNSHFTIDVLLRADGVKYAELVLMKELDRETQSSYTVELVATDGGNPYRSGSTKITIKVTDFNDNSPVFDQNSFSVSLPEDAPVGTVILDLNAVDADEGLNGEVVYGFGKQVSHEIRQLFQVDNKSGRLTLRGPVDFEDKNTYELDVQATDLGPNPTPSVCKIIIHVTDVNDNAPEISITPMTSITTGIAYISEAADKDSLVALISTMDRDSGVNSQVYCTLYGHDHFKLRQAYEDSYMIVTAAALDRERISEYNLTVMAEDFGSPPLRKITQYTIRLTDENDNAPHFAKAVNEVSVIENNAPGAYITTVEATDADLGNNGKITYRLVDSVIMGSPVNTFVSLNSVSGSIYALRSFNYEVMKQLDIHIQASDGGSPQLQSRAVIRLKIVDQNDNQPSIIEPPLYKGSAEVFLPKDAPAGYVVTQIKATDADEGINAQLSYKITEGGHLGFSINKDTGKVHVSRQLTYDITDNVKVTVSVTDNGSPALTSTAIIHFSFVEGALPSLPSLARNGNEELFEWDMSIAIIIVLAGSCSVLLMAIILITTICSRRKKETGEGGTDEKEEMPNVEKVESGHIDSLIHNHKGKVFDAHPFPENPPLASSNTMETGCEDGRQTAGIFDSNNRVMEGKLKGYSTLPGYGKETVRPITIWKGNSFTTISARDPHISGKDSGKGDSDFNDSDSDISGDVHKKESPPTNSLWACTSECKVLGHSDRCWSPSATRPNTSVACGPHLSTFSKTASLPRDTRRENYYPPHIPKTNGLQSVYEKVQHQEFDYILVGPPTPARIQETDEISIPEYTNT encoded by the exons ATGAGGCTGCTTACCGAGAGGAAGATTACTACGAAGATGACAAGGGGCAAATTTAAAACTTATTGGCACCGGTGGATTTTAATATTCTCAATCCATCAATTTTTATTTGCCTCATGGGCTCAGTCCGAGGGAAATACTATAAGATATCAGACCAATGAGGAGAACGCACCAGGTACGGTCATCGGAAACCTTGCCAAGGACATGTCCTTGAGTCTGTCTCATTCCTCCAAGAGCAATTTCAGGATGATGAAACAATTCAACGATTCATTCATCAGGGTGAGAGAAAGCGACGGGGAACTCACTGTCGGTGAACGAATTGACAGGGAGAGAATCTGCAGACACTCTCTACAGTGTCTGATTACTTTTGACGTGGTTAATTTCTCAAAAGATCGCTACAAATTGATTCACGTTGAAGTGGAAATAAAGGACATCAATGACAACTCTCCGGAGTTTCCAAACAAGGAGGCTATAGTGGAAATTTCAGAAAATGCAGCAGTTGGGTCCCGTATCCCTTTGGACCCAGCTGTGGACGCTGATGTCGGGTCAAACTACATCCAAAGCTATCAAATCTCTGTAAACAGTCATTTTACCATTGATGTGCTCCTGAGAGCGGATGGGGTTAAATATGCGGAATTGGTACTAATGAAAGAGCTAGACAGGGAGACTCAGTCATCATACACTGTAGAGCTGGTCGCCACAGATGGAGGAAATCCATACAGATCGGGGTCAACAAAGATAACAATAAAAGTGACCGACTTTAATGACAACAGTCCAGTTTTTGACCAAAACAGTTTCTCCGTCAGTTTGCCAGAGGACGCACCGGTCGGCACTGTTATACTGGACTTAAACGCAGTTGATGCTGACGAGGGCTTAAACGGAGAGGTCGTTTACGGGTTCGGAAAACAGGTTTCTCATGAGATCCGACAACTTTTCCAAGTGGATAACAAATCAGGTCGCCTCACTCTCAGGGGCCCCGTGGATTTTGAGGACAAAAACACCTATGAGCTAGACGTGCAAGCAACTGATCTGGGACCCAACCCGACCCCCTCCGTGTGCAAAATCATAATTCACGTCACAGACGTTAATGACAATGCCCCAGAAATCAGCATCACCCCTATGACCTCCATTACAACTGGCATTGCATACATCAGTGAGGCGGCAGACAAGGACAGTCTGGTGGCGCtgatcagcaccatggacagagaCTCTGGAGTTAACAGCCAAGTCTACTGCACGTTATATGGCCACGATCATTTCAAACTCCGACAAGCGTACGAGGACAGCTACATGATAGTTACAGCAGCAGCCCTAGACAGAGAGAGGATTAGTGAGTATAACTTGACAGTCATGGCTGAGGATTTTGGGTCACCCCCACTGAGAAAAATCACTCAGTACACCATAAGACTCACCGACGAGAATGACAACGCCCCTCACTTTGCTAAAGCAGTCAATGAAGTTTCAGTGATAGAAAACAACGCTCCTGGTGCTTACATCACCACAGTTGAGGCCACCGATGCAGATCTGGGCAACAATGGGAAAATTACTTACAGACTTGTGGACAGTGTTATCATGGGATCCCCAGTGAACACCTTTGTGTCTCTGAACTCAGTGTCTGGCTCTATATATGCACTCAGAAGCTTTAATTATGAAGTTATGAAACAGCTAGACATACACATTCAAGCAAGCGATGGGGGGTCACCACAGCTTCAGAGCAGAGCTGTCATCAGATTAAAAATAGTTGATCAGAATGACAACCAGCCTTCTATCATAGAGCCCCCCCTTTACAAAGGATCTGCTGAAGTTTTCCTGCCTAAAGATGCACCTGCAGGTTATGTGGTAACCCAGATAAAGGCAACAGATGCTGATGAAGGCATAAATGCACAGCTGTCCTATAAAATCACCGAGGGGGGACACCTGGGTTTCTCTATCAACAAAGACACAGGCAAGGTGCACGTGAGTCGACAGCTGACGTATGATATCACAGACAATGTCAAAGTCACAGTGTCAGTCACTGACAATGGATCCCCTGCACTTACCTCCACAGCTATTATACATTTCAGTTTTGTGGAAGGTGCTCTACCGAGTTTACCTTCCTTAGCTCGAAATGGCAATGAGGAGCTCTTTGAATGGGACATGTCCATAGCCATAATCATCGTCCTGGCAGGGAGCTGCTCTGTTCTCCTGATGGCTATCATTCTTATCACAACCATTTGCAGCCGCCGGAAAAAAGAGACAGGGGAGGGAGGAActgatgaaaaagaagaaatgccaAATGTGGAGAAAGTGGAAAGTGGACATATTGATTCATTAATTCACAACCACAAAGGCAAAGTGTTTGATGCCCATCCATTTCCAGAGAATCCTCCATTGGCCAGCAGCAACACAATGGAGACAGGCTGTGAGGATGGCAGGCAGACAGCAGGCATCTTTGATTCAAACAACAGGGTGATGGAGGGTAAATTAAAG GGTTATTCTACACTACCAGGATATGGGAAAGAAACTGTCAGACCTATAACAATATGGAAAGGCAATTCATTCACAACAATCTCAGCAAGAGATCCCCACATCAGTGGCAAGGACAGTGGAAAAGGAGACAGTGACTTCAATGACAGTGATTCTGATATAAGTGGAGATGTGCACAAAAAAGAGTCGCCCCCAACGAATA GTCTCTGGGCATGTACAAGTGAGTGCAAAGTGTTGGGACACTCGGACCGATGCTGGAGCCCTTCAGCTACAAGGCCAAACACAAGCGTGGCCTGTGGTCCCCATCTGTCAACATTTTCTAAGACAGCTTCACTTCCCCGGGACACCAGAAGGGAAAACTACTACCCACCTCACATACCCAAAACCAACGGTCTACAGAGCGTGTATGAAAAAGTTCAACACCAGGAATTTGATTATATTCTCGTTGGTCCGCCGACCCCAGCCAGAATACAGGAAACAGATGAAATTTCCATCCCAGAGTACACAAACACTTAA
- the cnmd gene encoding leukocyte cell-derived chemotaxin 1 → MEKVQNTTHGSCCFEHCKPPGQSTCSTPTSAALSHPLRFGAVVVIVGAVLMLCASVATLYLQKGSNKNVYNVHYSMNINGEVREGSMEIDSDNNLERFKTGRGAEEAVEIHDFQIGITGIRFFGGDKCYIKSQIKAKLPPMGTHSKEMLMFDLTDKSMPVRFDEEFLIWVAAEQPLKDTRFLSKKILDLCGELPIHWLQPTHHKDGERKKRDTHRAKRQFRMEEVEAAAEEGDPVNHTENDTSRVAEEEEEGAQSAAGSAYNPENPYQRSRGVGEDSALTFDTMLDHQGICCSECQRSYTHCQRVCEPLRGYWPWPYNYRGCQVACRVIMPCRWWVARIFGVV, encoded by the exons ATGGAAAAAGTCCAAAATACAACTCATGGATCTTGCTGTTTTGAGCACTGCAAGCCTCCG GGACAAAGCACCTGCAGCACACCAACCTCTGCCGCACTCAGCCATCCCTTGAGATTTGGAGCCGTGGTTGTCATTGTTGGtgcagttttaatgttgtgtgcatCCGTGGCTACTCTCTATCTGCAGAAGGGGAGCAATAAAAAT GTTTATAATGTTCATTACAGTATGAACATCAACGGGGAGGTGAGGGAGGGCTCCATGGAAATTGATTCTGACAACAATCTTGAGAGATTTAAAACTGGGAGAGGAGCTGAGGAAGCAGTGGAAATTCATGACTTTCAAATT ggAATAACTGGAATCCGCTTCTTTGGAGGAGACAAGTGCTATATAAAATCCCaaatcaaagccaaacttcCTCCCATGGGAACTCACAGCAAAGAGATGCTGATGTTTGACCTG ACAGATAAATCAATGCCAGTGAGATTTGATGAGGAGTTCCTTATATGGGTTGCAGCAGAGCAGCCACTGAAGGACACCAGGTTTCTGAGCAAGAAAATTCTGGATCTTTGCGGGGAACTTCCCATTCATTGGCTCCAGCCTACACATCATAAGG ATggggagaggaaaaagagagacacgCATCGAGCCAAACGGCAGTTTAGAATGGAGGAGGTTGAGGCAGCTGCTGAGGAGGGGGACCCAGTGAATCACACAGAGAATGACACCTCAAGAGTTgcggaagaagaggaggagggggcacAGTCAGCTGCGGGGTCAGCATACAATCCCGAAAACCCCTATCAA CGCAGCAGAGGGGTCGGAGAGGACAGTGCCCTGACCTTTGACACCATGTTAGACCACCAGGGGATCTGCTGCTCCGAATGCCAACGCAGCTACACTCACTGTCAGAGAGTGTGTGAGCCTCTGCGGGGTTACTGGCCTTGGCCTTACAACTACAGAGGGTGCCAGGTAGCTTGTCGAGTCATCATGCCTTGTCGCTGGTGGGTGGCACGCATTTTTGGAGTTGTGTAA